DNA from Bacillus sp. Marseille-P3661:
ATAAATGTGGATTTTTATACTTTCCCATGATTAGAGGATTTTGTTTTGCATCTTCCACAGCACAAACCTGTTCTACATAATAGTAAGCTGTTAAATGACTTTTCCCTCTTATATTTGTATGAAAAAATAAATAATCCCCTTTCTCAACCTTATACCTTAAATAACTGCCCCTATTATTCACGTCCCCATAGGTAAACTCGTGCAACATCGGATCTTCTTCACCATCATTTTTTCTTGGATCAATATAAGGAATTAAATAACTTTGCATGATTTTTCCTCCCTACGGATACTCCACCAAATTCGGAATCGCTTTTCTAATTCCGCCTCTTGGATCCTCAACATCTCCTTTATAACGCGGTATTAAATGAAAATGTAGATGCGGAACAGTTTGTCCCCCGTAATGGCCAATATTGACACCGATATTGTAGCCATCTGGTGAATACTCATCGTCAATCAGTTCTTTTCCTTTTTTTATAAGTTCATGAATATCGGCAATTTCGATATCACTGGCATCAAAATACGACACTATATGCTCCTTCGGAATGATTAATAAATGTCCTTTTTGAACTGGATATAAATCATAAAATGCTAATGCTGTTTCATTTTCTAGTACAATTTGATCTTTTCTAAGATTACAAAATGGACAACTCATAACCCTCACCTTCCTTATGAAAATTTTACCATTATCATAAGACCGTTTTAAAGTAAAAAAGACAAAACCCGTTATTAAGTAAGGATTTCGTCTTAGAATGTGATTAGATAAGCTATTATTTTACATTCTCCTTAATTTACTTAGCACTTTTTCTCCTAAAGCCCCTTCCATCCTTTATGAGGGATTTGAATTAATGAAAATATCATCGATTTCTTTCATATATATTTTTGCCTACAACGCATCCATCAAAAGATCTTTTTATAGGGGGAAATAATCTATTTTACCAATAAAGATTCGCAACTAAACACATATCTTCGTGAAACTGGACCGATAAAGTGAAAGGGATACAAGGATGCTTTTGTTATGTAAACAATCAAAGTTAAATAATCACTTTCAACTCATTTAAATAACAATTTAATTTTTCAAATAGAAGATCCTCAAATTGTTTCACTGCTTGTTTTAAAACCAGCGTGGATTCTTCATAGAAATGAGTTACTTCATGAACTACATTTGTTTTTAAACCTTCTATGTATTGTGATATATCTTGTCTTGTCAATTTCTCATATTTTTGAAGTTGCTCCTGCTGTCTTTTCTTCGACTTCTGTTAATTTAGAATTAAAATTGTCTACTATTATTTTCATTCGATTCTGTTGAACTTGAATCATTTTTGAATTCATGATCACAACTATCAATGTAATAATCAACAGACAAAATTCATCTTTAACCTCCAAGATTTACAAGTGATATAGTAGTAAGTTCCATGTAAATTGATATAAAATATCTACAAATCCTTACTATCTTCCATCGCCTGCTGAGCCATATATTCTTCTCGAATTTGTGATAAAGATTTTCCACTTTCTTTATGGATAGCAAAGACATACGTTTGTACACTTGACCATCCATAAATCTCCTTTAACCACGCCTGTATTGATTTTTCTTCGTTATCTACTTTAATGTTTCCATTAGCCATAAGTACTCCTTCATTGCCTCTATCCTTGGCAACAATGATGTCACTTTCTTTTACTACTCCCCACTCAAGCATTGCATCGATCTTCGGTAGGGTCCGTCGTGTACCACCTTTATTTCTTTTTACTGATACAGCTACCGACTTATCCATTAGGTTCACATAATAATCTTCATAATTAGTGACGGGTAAAAGTTTCTCTTTATGTAAATAAATTTCTTCGTTAACCTTATATGGAGTAAGCTTATAACAACTCATATCCACCTGATTACTATTTAACCAGGATACAGCAGAAAGTGTTTGTTCATCAAAATCGGAAGCTACCAAAATGATCTTTTGCTTATGATTAAAACTCTTTTCTGCCTCGTTGACTCTCAAGAACTCATTTAATTTCCGAATACCGAGCTCAAAGGAGGTCAGCTCTCCAAGTTCGAATTCATTTCGATATTT
Protein-coding regions in this window:
- a CDS encoding HIT family protein; the protein is MSCPFCNLRKDQIVLENETALAFYDLYPVQKGHLLIIPKEHIVSYFDASDIEIADIHELIKKGKELIDDEYSPDGYNIGVNIGHYGGQTVPHLHFHLIPRYKGDVEDPRGGIRKAIPNLVEYP